The DNA segment TGTCGTCGTCCACACCCATCGAGCTCGGCGCTGCCAAATCGTTGTTCGTTACGCCCGCGAATGATCGCCTGGCGGCAGCCAGCAATCGGCTGGTCGTGCTGCGTGGAACGCCGGATCGCCAGAACGCCCTTGAACTGGACACCAAAGGCTCGTGGGTCTTCAGCCAGTTCTTCGCCGTCCTGCAGACGAACGGACGGCTGTTCTTGCACCGCCGCGAAAGCCCGCTGCCGGCGTTCCGCGCCGAGCGCGACGTGTTTGAAGGGCGGCTGATCCGTTTTGGCGACCTGTCGTTCGAAAGTGCCATCCGCCGCTATTACGGCAGCCACGTCAGCGCCACGCACTTCTTCTCCCCGGCCGAACTGGCCGCCGCGCTGAGCGGTGGCGGCGCCCTGCCGTCTGATGGTCTGGCCCTGCGCGATCGGGCCGGCGACGAGGTCAAGCTGGGCGCCGCCGATTTGCTGGCCATCGATGTCGCGCGCCCGGGTGAAATCCGGGTCGCCATGCCGCGTGCAAAATTTCCCGACGAAGCCGACGCCCGCGCCGCCATCGAAAAACAAGGCGGCACCATCGTCGGGCTTGCCCCGCCAGCGGGCGGCGAGACAGCGCCCGCCCACCACGCCTTCCGCGTGAGGTTTCCCGCCGACAAACGCGACGCCGCGCTGGGCGCGCTGGGCGACAGCGATCCCGGCGTAGAGATCCGCGAGGCCCGCGATCAATACAAAGTCCGGTTGGCCGACTTGGGCGTCGAAGGTCGGGACGCGCTGGTAGTGCGTGGCGCGCAGAATCAGCCGGCGCGCATTCCGCTTGCGTCGGTGGCCGCGGTAAGGACACTGGCTTCCGTACAGATCCCGGACGATGCCTATCTGCTCATCGAGGGGGACTACCCGCGTGAGCACTTTCACACGGTGTTCGCCAGCGCCCTGCTGATCCTGTTTGGGGCCGTCAACCTGATCGGCCTGCGCCGGGGACTCTCGCGGTGAGCCTGCGCCTCTACGACACGCGCGAGAAGCGCAAGCTGGTGTTCGAGCCACTTTCCCCGGGGAAAGTGGGGATCTACAGCTGCGGCGTGACGGTCTACGATCTTTGCCACGTCGGCCACGCCCGCAAAGAGGTCGCCTTCGACGTGATCGTTCGGCATCTGCGCGCCTCGGGCTATGCCGTTCGCTATGTCCGCAACGTCACCGACGTCGACGACAAGATCATCCGGCGCGGCCAAGCCGAGGGCCGCCCGGCCATCGATGTGGCGCGGCAGTTTGAGGCGGCGATGGCCACCGACATGGCGTCGCTGGGCGTGCTGCCGCCCGACGTCGAGCCGCGGGCCACGGAGAACATCGCCGAGGTGATCGACGTGATCAAACGCCTGGAGGTTCGATCGCTGGCCTACCCTGCCGAAGGCGACGTCTACTACGCCGTGGCCGGGTTCGGGCGGTACGGCCAGCTCAGTGGGCAAAGCGTCGATGATCTGAAGGCGGGCGCGCGCATCGAGATCGGCGAGCACAAGCGCAGCCCGCTGGATTTCGCCTTATGGAAGGCGGCCAAGCCGGGCGAGCCGGCGTGGGAGAGCCCGTGGGGCCCCGGGCGGCCCGGCTGGCACATCGAGTGCTCGGCGATGGCCCACCGGTATCTGGGCGAGGTGTTCGATCTGCACGGCGGCGGGACGGACCTGATCTTCCCGCACCACGAAAATGAGATCGCCCAATCAGAAGGCGCGTTCGGCGTGGGCACCTTCGCGCGGCACTGGCTGCACTCGGGAATGGTCACCTTCGGCGGCGAGAAGATGTCCAAGTCGCTGGGCAACGTGGTCACCATCCGACGCGTCGCCGAGACGCACGACCTCGAGGCGCTGCGGCTGCTTTTGGTGGCGGTCCATTACCGTAGCCCGGTGTCGTTCGAGATCGCTCGCGACGAAGCTGGCCGCCAGCAGTACCCGGATCTCGACCAGGCCGAGGAGCGCCTTGAATATTTCTACCGGACGCTGGAGCGCATCGACCAAGCCGGCATTCCGGCGACGGAGACCGGCGCCGGCGAGGTGCTGGCGCCGGCCGACCATACGCTGGCGGCGTTTCGCGAGGCGATGGACGACGACTTCAACACGGCGGCGGCGCTGGGCCACCTGTACGAATCGTTCGTGCTGGCCAACAAGCTGCTGGACGATCCCAAGGCGGCGGCCAAGGACGTTCGCCGGCGCACGCTGGCTCGCCTGCGCAGCGAACTTCGCGCCTGCGGTCAAACGCTGGGCATCTTCACCCGTCCGGCGGCGGAGTTTCTCCTGGCCCGCCGCACGCGCCTGTGCGCGCGCCACGGGATTGACGCCGCCGCCGTCGAGGCGCGCATCGCCGAGCGCGCCTCCGCCCGCGGGGCCAAGGATTTCACGCGCGCCGACGAGATCCGGCAGGCCCTGCGCGCAAACGGCATTGAACTGATGGACGCCGCTACTGGAACCAGCTGGCGGATCGGCTAGGAACCACTGGCGCCGCCGGTGCCCGATGCGGCGGCCGGGGCCGGCGCGGCGTCGGAACCGGGCCGGCTGGCGTTCACGCGCTCGCGCAGTTCCTTGCCCACTTTGAAGAAAGCCAGGCGCTTGGGTTTGACGTGAACCGCCTCGCCGGTGCGCGGGTTCCGTCCCTCGTACTCGCGGTACTCGCGGATCGAGAAGCTGCCGAAGCCGCGAATTTCGATCCCTTCGCCCTTCTTCAAGGCGTCGACCATGCAATCGAAGACGTGGCCAACCAGCAGTTCAGCCCGGCCCCGCGGGACCTTGAGCTGCTCCGCCACGATATCGATCAAGTCCGCTTTGGTCATCTGGCCCAAATCAGTGTATCCACCAATGACGAAGTAATCAAAAGTTACGGGGCCTTACGCCAGCGCGCG comes from the Polyangia bacterium genome and includes:
- the cysS gene encoding cysteine--tRNA ligase, coding for MSLRLYDTREKRKLVFEPLSPGKVGIYSCGVTVYDLCHVGHARKEVAFDVIVRHLRASGYAVRYVRNVTDVDDKIIRRGQAEGRPAIDVARQFEAAMATDMASLGVLPPDVEPRATENIAEVIDVIKRLEVRSLAYPAEGDVYYAVAGFGRYGQLSGQSVDDLKAGARIEIGEHKRSPLDFALWKAAKPGEPAWESPWGPGRPGWHIECSAMAHRYLGEVFDLHGGGTDLIFPHHENEIAQSEGAFGVGTFARHWLHSGMVTFGGEKMSKSLGNVVTIRRVAETHDLEALRLLLVAVHYRSPVSFEIARDEAGRQQYPDLDQAEERLEYFYRTLERIDQAGIPATETGAGEVLAPADHTLAAFREAMDDDFNTAAALGHLYESFVLANKLLDDPKAAAKDVRRRTLARLRSELRACGQTLGIFTRPAAEFLLARRTRLCARHGIDAAAVEARIAERASARGAKDFTRADEIRQALRANGIELMDAATGTSWRIG
- a CDS encoding HU family DNA-binding protein, with product MTKADLIDIVAEQLKVPRGRAELLVGHVFDCMVDALKKGEGIEIRGFGSFSIREYREYEGRNPRTGEAVHVKPKRLAFFKVGKELRERVNASRPGSDAAPAPAAASGTGGASGS